In the Endozoicomonas sp. SCSIO W0465 genome, AACCATCGGTTTTCGCGCTCCCTTGCCAGGTTCAGCGTATCCATGCTCACGTACCGGTCAAAACCTTCAATGCCGTTTTCATCATGGGTTGTACAGATCAGTGTGGCGCCAGTGGCACGGCACTCATCCTGTAACAGCTGGTAAACGGCTTTCTTGCCTTTACCGTCCATGGCAGAAGCTGGCTCATCAGCCAACACCATTTCAGGCTTGCCAATCAATGCCCTGGCAATGGCAAATCGCTGCTGTTGACCCGCGCTGTATTGTGCAGCATTTTTTGATAGCCGGGACGGGTCTGTTAAGCTGAGCTTCCGAATCAGGCGAATAGCATCCCCGGCTGCAGTCCCGGACTGTCTTTCTGCTTCATACTGCCTTTTCCGTGAGAAATAGCAGGGCAACAGGATGTTGTCGAAAGCACTGAGATAAGGAACCAGCCGATAGTGTTGAAAAACAAATCCGATAGAGTCGGCACGAAGCCTTTCCAGAGAAGAGGTTCCAATGGTTCTCATATCATTGTCCAGAACCATCACATCGCCACTATCACAGCGAACCAGCCCCATCAAAGCTCTTAACAAAGTCGTTTTGCCGGAGCCATTCCCACCCCGGATACACACCGTTTCACCAGCATTGATGGCCAGCTCTGAAATTGTCAGTACTTCAGATTCTCCAATTCTGTGCTCAAGGTTATGAATGGCAACGGCCTGAACATTGGTCATCTCAATATCCCCGCCTTGATGGCGACTTGCCGTTGGTTCGGATACACAACGGTCTTGTATTGCCAGTTTTCTGTTGTCAGCCAGACATCGACCGCCTTCAGGTCAGGCAAGGCTTGGTAAAGTTTTA is a window encoding:
- a CDS encoding ATP-binding cassette domain-containing protein, giving the protein MTNVQAVAIHNLEHRIGESEVLTISELAINAGETVCIRGGNGSGKTTLLRALMGLVRCDSGDVMVLDNDMRTIGTSSLERLRADSIGFVFQHYRLVPYLSAFDNILLPCYFSRKRQYEAERQSGTAAGDAIRLIRKLSLTDPSRLSKNAAQYSAGQQQRFAIARALIGKPEMVLADEPASAMDGKGKKAVYQLLQDECRATGATLICTTHDENGIEGFDRYVSMDTLNLARERENRWLL